The sequence AGGCAGATGAACACATCGTATATTCCATCCCCTATGGTTCCAGACTTTGTGTTAAAGAAGGACAGATGGTCGAAGCTGGGGATGAATTAACTGAAGGTAGTATTAACCCTCATGATATGCTTAAGGTCAAAGGACAACGGGGAGTGCAAGTCTATCTATTAGGAGAAGTCCAGCGTGTATACAGACTCCAAGGGGTAGATATCAACGATAAGCATATTGAGGTAATGGTACGTCAGATGCTTCGTAAAGTGAAAATTGATGATGCGGGAGACACAAGCTTGCTTCCGGGTGGGCTTATTGATGTCTTTGATTTCCAAGATGAGAATGCTCAGGCAATTGCAGAAGGCGGAGAACCGGCGGTTGCTCACCCAGTTCTGTTGGGGATTACGAAGGCTTCATTGGCTACCGACTCCTTCCTGTCGGCGGCATCTTTCCAAGAAACCACCAGAGTGCTTACCGAGGCGGCAATCAAAGGAAAGGTTGATCCATTGCTTGGTCTAAAAGAAAATGTGATCATCGGAAAGTTAATTCCTGCCGGAACGGGCATGTTAAGATATCATAATGTAAAAACATTGGATGCAAGTGAGACCGAATTATTGACACGTTAGGACTCAAATGCTAAACTACTATAGTGTGATTAAGGGGGAAAGCATTTTGGTGCTTGATGAGACCTTCAAACACGCCAAACAGAAGACAGTTGGGTTAAAGCAAACCCAGCGAGCCCTTGAAAAAGGGCGTGTTCGGCGTGTTTATATGGCCAAAGATGCCGAAAACCATGTGCGTCGACCTGTCATTGAATGGTGCGACAGCCATAATGTCGAGCTATTCGAAGTCCCTACAATGAAGGAACTGGGGAAAGCATGCGGAATCGAAGTAGGTACTGCTATCGCGGCTATATTGCATGAGTAGATACGAATCTATACAGCGAATTTTGGAATTGCTTGTTAGATGCTGTGGCAAGCAATTCCTTGTATATTGATTTTACCAGAAAGGAGGCGGAGACATGCCGACAATTAATCAACTTATCCGTAAGGGACGTAGCAGTGTCGAACAAAAATCTACAGCTCCAGCTTTACAGTGGGGCTATAACTCACTTAAACGTAAGCAATATCCCTCAGGAGGATCCCCACAAAAACGGGGTGTTTGTACTAGGGTTTATACCACGACTCCTAAGAAGCCTAACTCAGCGCTTCGAAAGGTCGCTCGTGTACGTTTAACTAATGGACTTGAGGTTACGACCTATATCCCTGGAATTGGCCACAACCTACAAGAGCACTCTGTGGTTCTTATTCGTGGTGGTCGTGTTAAGGACATCCCTGGTGTTCGTTATCACGTTATTCGTGGCGCTTTGGATACAACTGCTGTTCAAAAACGTATGCAAGGACGTTCTAAGTATGGTGCAAAACGTCCTAAGAAAGCTTAAGACGAACTGTTGAATTGTTAAATATATTGATACAAAGGAGGTTGCCAAATGCCACGTAAGGG comes from Desulfosporosinus meridiei DSM 13257 and encodes:
- a CDS encoding L7Ae/L30e/S12e/Gadd45 family ribosomal protein gives rise to the protein MLDETFKHAKQKTVGLKQTQRALEKGRVRRVYMAKDAENHVRRPVIEWCDSHNVELFEVPTMKELGKACGIEVGTAIAAILHE
- the rpsL gene encoding 30S ribosomal protein S12, producing the protein MPTINQLIRKGRSSVEQKSTAPALQWGYNSLKRKQYPSGGSPQKRGVCTRVYTTTPKKPNSALRKVARVRLTNGLEVTTYIPGIGHNLQEHSVVLIRGGRVKDIPGVRYHVIRGALDTTAVQKRMQGRSKYGAKRPKKA